From the genome of Elusimicrobiaceae bacterium, one region includes:
- the tilS gene encoding tRNA lysidine(34) synthetase TilS: MAKKTFEASTWKNMLAFATPFFKRGETVLVGFSGGPDSVCLLHFLHHLAGKKHFEVVAVHVHHGLRGKQADADARFCRSLCKQWDIPFLLKKKAVRALAKKQDLSIEHAARKARYEAFAAAAKQTGASKVALGHHADDQAETVLLNLLRGTKPEGLSGIPVRRPLSKQVEIVRPLFCITRGEVEEYLRENKLPFVVDQTNQDSAYTRNWIRHELLPFLEKKQPQIRQHLVRLAASLAEKLRS; this comes from the coding sequence ATGGCAAAAAAAACATTTGAAGCTTCAACTTGGAAAAATATGCTGGCTTTTGCGACCCCGTTCTTTAAGCGGGGGGAAACGGTATTGGTCGGATTTTCCGGCGGACCGGATTCGGTATGCTTGTTACATTTCTTGCATCATTTAGCCGGCAAAAAACATTTTGAGGTAGTTGCCGTACATGTACATCACGGACTACGCGGCAAACAAGCCGATGCCGATGCGCGCTTCTGCCGCAGTTTATGCAAGCAATGGGATATCCCGTTTTTGCTCAAAAAGAAAGCCGTGCGGGCTCTAGCTAAAAAACAAGATTTAAGTATCGAACATGCGGCTCGCAAAGCCCGTTATGAAGCCTTTGCCGCCGCGGCTAAGCAAACCGGCGCCAGCAAAGTGGCTTTAGGACATCATGCCGATGATCAAGCCGAAACGGTACTGCTCAATTTATTACGCGGTACGAAACCGGAAGGCTTGAGCGGCATTCCCGTCCGCCGTCCTTTAAGTAAACAGGTAGAAATTGTGCGTCCGCTGTTTTGCATTACCCGTGGCGAAGTGGAAGAGTATTTAAGAGAGAACAAACTCCCTTTTGTGGTGGACCAAACCAATCAAGATTCTGCCTATACACGCAATTGGATTCGGCACGAGCTGTTGCCTTTCTTAGAGAAGAAACAACCGCAAATCCGCCAGCATTTAGTCCGCTTAGCGGCATCCTTGGCCGAAAAATTACGCTCGTAA